From one Triticum aestivum cultivar Chinese Spring chromosome 4B, IWGSC CS RefSeq v2.1, whole genome shotgun sequence genomic stretch:
- the LOC123092491 gene encoding elongation factor 1-alpha: MGKEKTHINIVVIGHVDSGKSTTTGHLIYKLGGIDKRVIERFEKEAAEMNKRSFKYAWVLDKLKAERERGITIDIALWKFETTKYYCTVIDAPGHRDFIKNMITGTSQADCAVLIIDSTTGGFEAGISKDGQTREHALLAFTLGVKQMICCCNKMDATTPKYSKARYEEIVKEVSSYLKKVGYNPDKVPFVPISGFEGDNMIERSTNLDWYKGPTLLEALDQINEPKRPSDKPLRLPLQDVYKIGGIGTVPVGRVETGVIKPGMVVTFGPTGLTTEVKSVEMHHESLLEALPGDNVGFNVKNVAVKDLKRGFVASNSKDDPAKEAANFTSQVIIMNHPGQIGNGYAPVLDCHTSHIAVKFAELVTKIDRRSGKELEALPKFLKNGDAGIVKMIPTKPMVVETFATYPPLGRFAVRDMRQTVAVGVIKGVEKKDPTGAKVTKAAIKKK, from the exons ATGGGTAAGGAGAAGACTCACATCAACATCGTGGTCATTGGCCACGTCGACTCTGGCAAGTCGACGACCACTGGCCACCTGATCTACAAGCTTGGAGGCATTGACAAGCGTGTCATCGAGAGGTTCGAGAAGGAAGCCGCTGAAATGAACAAGAGGTCTTTCAAGTACGCCTGGGTGCTTGACAAGCTCAAGGCCGAGCGTGAGAGAGGTATCACCATCGATATTGCTCTCTGGAAGTTTGAGACCACCAAGTACTACTGCACCGTCATTGATGCCCCTGGTCACCGTGACTTCATCAAGAACATGATCACCGGTACCTCCCAGGCTGACTGTGCTGTTCTCATCATTGACTCCACCACTGGTGGTTTTGAGGCTGGTATCTCCAAGGATGGCCAGACACGTGAGCACGCCCTCCTTGCTTTCACtcttggagtgaagcagatgatctGCTGCTGCAACAAG ATGGACGCCACCACTCCCAAGTACTCGAAGGCTCGTTACGAAGAAATTGTTAAGGAGGTCTCTTCGTACCTGAAGAAGGTCGGCTACAACCCTGACAAGGTTCCCTTCGTCCCCATCTCTGGGTTTGAGGGTGACAACATGATTGAGAGGTCCACCAACCTTGACTGGTACAAGGGCCCAACCCTGCTTGAGGCGCTTGACCAGATCAACGAGCCCAAGAGGCCCTCAGACAAGCCCCTCCGTCTTCCCCTCCAGGACGTTTACAAGATTGGTGGCATTGGAACTGTGCCTGTTGGCCGTGTTGAGACTGGTGTCATCAAGCCTGGTATGGTTGTCACCTTTGGTCCCACTGGTCTGACAACTGAGGTCAAGTCCGTTGAGATGCACCATGAGTCTCTCCTGGAGGCGCTTCCTGGTGACAATGTTGGCTTCAATGTCAAGAACGTTGCCGTGAAGGATCTGAAGCGTGGGTTTGTTGCATCCAACTCCAAGGATGACCCTGCCAAGGAGGCAGCCAACTTCACCTCCCAGGTCATCATCATGAACCACCCTGGTCAGATTGGCAACGGCTACGCCCCAGTGCTGGACTGCCACACCTCGCACATTGCTGTCAAGTTTGCTGAGCTGGTGACCAAGATTGACAGGCGATCTGGTAAGGAGCTGGAGGCCCTGCCAAAGTTCCTCAAGAATGGTGATGCTGGCATAGTGAAgatgattcccaccaagcccaTGGTTGTGGAGACCTTTGCTACTTACCCTCCTCTTGGTCGTTTTGCTGTACGTGACATGAGGCAAACTGTGGCTGTTGGTGTCATCAAGGGCGTCGAGAAGAAGGACCCAACCGGGGCTAAGGTGACCAAGGCTGCCATCAAGAAGAAGTAA